The Salvelinus alpinus chromosome 10, SLU_Salpinus.1, whole genome shotgun sequence genome includes the window tgcctagttaaataaaggtaaaatcgTAAATGTCTAGTTCCGACTGGGAACTTTCACTTGAACAACCCTCCCAGTCGTAATTATAAGTGGGAAACTCAGAGAAAATGTTGTGGTGATTGACCTTTGACCTTCTCAACCAAATGACAAATCTATTTTTGACAACTACGACATCATCAATATGGATAATGTATCTAGTTTGACCATATTGTCAATGTTAAGCAAGCTTGCTAACTTTATTATTAGTAACGTTATCTAGCTTATCAAGctagctgtatcacaaccagccgtgatttgGGCGGCGGTGGACAAATGGgcgagcgtcgtccgggtttggccgttgtaggccgtcatcgtaaataagaatttgttcatgtCGACATCGAGACATCATGTAAAATACATCATAATTTGGTTATTATCTGGTGAAATAACCAGATCATTTATGGTTGCTAAAAAGACGTTTGACAAAACAACCTGACCAAAACATGTCATAATGacgtcaatacacacacacaaacaaacacataccgTTACCATGGCAGTAATATAAAAAGTAAACTTACTGGATCTTTGTTTTTTCTTGCTGTCCAAGACAAACTGAAATCCTACCTTAAGAATAAGTACGGCTGTATATATGAGGGGACGTCAAAGGAAGGTGATTTCATCTACCTAGACCAGATCTACACTGAGCTCCATGTGATCGAGGGGGCCTGGGGAGGGGTCAGAGATGAGCATGAGGTCATACATCTGGAATCCAGAACACCAGCCACAGGAGAGGCCACTATTGAAGCCAACAACATTTTCAAACCCCGACCTGATCAAAAAAAGCCAATCAGAACAGGGCTTACACTGGGCATCGCTGGCGTGGGAAAGACTGTCTCCGTTCAGAAGTTTATTCACGACTGGGCAGAAGGAAAGGAGAACCAAGACATTGATTTCATCTTTCCACTTCCTTTTTGCCAAATTAATTCTAATATAGGGGATAAGGACTGCAGTCTGATTGAACTGCTTCATCAATTCTTCACTGTCATGGGACCGGTGAAGACACTGGGGGAAGGTTCTAaagttctgttcatctttgatgGTCTGGACGAGAATCGACTTCCTCTGAACTTCAACAGTAAGGTTCTGACAGACGACACAAAGCCAGCCTCGCTGAACCAACTGATCACAAACCTCATCACAGGAGAGCTCCTCCCCTCTGCTCTTATCTGGATAACCTCCCGACCTGCTGCAGCCAATCAGATCCCTCGTCAACACATCCACCAGTGGACAGAGGTACAAGGGTTCAATGACCAACAGAAGGAGAAGTACTTCACAAAGAAAATTAGTGATAAGAACCTGGCCAGCAGAATCATCAACCATGTCAAGTcatcaaggagcctccacatcatgtgccacataCCAGTGTTCTGTTGGATTTTAGCCACTGTTCTAGAGAAGCTGTTGGATCAAGCAGGGAGTGGAGATTTGCCCAAAACCCTGACTGAAACATACTTACACTTCCTGATctttcagacagacaggatgagagCAAAAGGGAATTCCGTAGGAAGTGACAACATAGTCCTCAAACTTGGAGAGCTGGCATTTCATCAGCTGGAGAAGGGATATCTTATCTTCTATGAGGAAGACCTGACCGAGTGTGGCATTGGAGTCAGAAAAGCATCCGTGTACTCAGGTTTGTGCACCGAGATCTTTAAGGTGGAGGGGAGGACCAGTCAGAAGACAGTGTTCAGCTTTGTTCATCTGAGCATCCAGGAGTGTCTTGCTGCTGTTTATGTGTTTCTCACATTCATAAACTGCAATAAAAACCCACTGGTCCAACAGAACTCCTCCTTTTTGCGGAAATTTCGGAAACACCAACCTATGATGAACTTACTCAAGAGTGCAGTGGACAAGGCCCTAAAGAGTAAGAATGGACACCTGGACCTGTTCCTCCGTTTCCTTCTGGGCCTctcactggagtccaatcagaCTCTCCTACAAGGCCTACTGACACAGACAGGAAGCAGCTCACATACCAATGAGGAAATAGTTGAGTACATCAAGATGAAGATCAGGAAGAATCCCTCTCCAGAGAGAACCAtcaatctgttccactgtctgaGTGAGCTGAATGACCATTCTCTAGTGAAGGAGATCCAAACATACCTGAGATCAGGAAGTCTCTCAGCAGCCAAACTGTCACCTGCACTGTTTTCAGCTCTGgtgtttgtgttgctgtcttcAGAAGAAGAGCTGGATGTGTTTGACCTGAAGAAATACTTTAGATCAGAGGAGGGTCTTCTGAGGATGCTGCCAGTAGTCAAAGCCTCCAGAACAGCCCTGTGAGTAACTGTTAGGACATTTTAAATACTGATCATCAGGAAGAAATATttaaatgaatatatatatatatatatatatatatatatatatatattcatgtatttatatatatatttatatatatatatatatattcatgtatttatatatatatttatatatatatatatatatatacactgctcaaaaaaataaagggaacactaaaataacacatcctagatctgaatgaatgaaatattcttattaaatacttttttctttacatagttgaatgtgctgacaacaaaatcacacaaaaattatcaatggaaatcaaatttatcaaccca containing:
- the LOC139532380 gene encoding protein NLRC3-like isoform X1, which translates into the protein MSSVAELLLATLEDLLEVDLKMFKWRLTQDVLEGFPHIPVSQLENADRLNITNTMVETYGPEGAVKISLEILRKMNQNQLSDTLKNQYNEGETTEAAASLSAPSAPVVLEVRDKLKSYLKNKYGCIYEGTSKEGDFIYLDQIYTELHVIEGAWGGVRDEHEVIHLESRTPATGEATIEANNIFKPRPDQKKPIRTGLTLGIAGVGKTVSVQKFIHDWAEGKENQDIDFIFPLPFCQINSNIGDKDCSLIELLHQFFTVMGPVKTLGEGSKVLFIFDGLDENRLPLNFNSKVLTDDTKPASLNQLITNLITGELLPSALIWITSRPAAANQIPRQHIHQWTEVQGFNDQQKEKYFTKKISDKNLASRIINHVKSSRSLHIMCHIPVFCWILATVLEKLLDQAGSGDLPKTLTETYLHFLIFQTDRMRAKGNSVGSDNIVLKLGELAFHQLEKGYLIFYEEDLTECGIGVRKASVYSGLCTEIFKVEGRTSQKTVFSFVHLSIQECLAAVYVFLTFINCNKNPLVQQNSSFLRKFRKHQPMMNLLKSAVDKALKSKNGHLDLFLRFLLGLSLESNQTLLQGLLTQTGSSSHTNEEIVEYIKMKIRKNPSPERTINLFHCLSELNDHSLVKEIQTYLRSGSLSAAKLSPALFSALVFVLLSSEEELDVFDLKKYFRSEEGLLRMLPVVKASRTALLNQCNLSTRCCKALGTALISSHLEELDLSGNDLQDLGVKLLSAGLQSPQCKLVTLKLSGCQVTEEGCAALASALRSNPSHLRELDLSYNDPGDSGVKLLFAIRENPYCKLEKLNVDHGRGCRLKSGPQKYACDLTLDPNTAHRTLSLSEENRKVEWTWKEQPYSDHPERFEDYEQVLCREGLTGCCYWEVELSGRACIAVTYKGISRRGKGPNSRLGANDKSWNLNSFYDSYSARHNYKRTDIPVPSSRSNRVGVYLDWPAGTLSFYSVSSDTLTHLHTFHSTFTEPVYPGFYVGGDTGTVTLCQVK
- the LOC139532380 gene encoding protein NLRC3-like isoform X3, with the translated sequence MSSVAELLLATLEDLLEVDLKMFKWRLTQDVLEGFPHIPVSQLENADRLNITNTMVETYGPEGAVKISLEILRKMNQNQLSDTLKNQYNEGETTEAAASLSAPSAPVVLEVRDKLKSYLKNKYGCIYEGTSKEGDFIYLDQIYTELHVIEGAWGGVRDEHEVIHLESRTPATGEATIEANNIFKPRPDQKKPIRTGLTLGIAGVGKTVSVQKFIHDWAEGKENQDIDFIFPLPFCQINSNIGDKDCSLIELLHQFFTVMGPVKTLGEGSKVLFIFDGLDENRLPLNFNSKVLTDDTKPASLNQLITNLITGELLPSALIWITSRPAAANQIPRQHIHQWTEVQGFNDQQKEKYFTKKISDKNLASRIINHVKSSRSLHIMCHIPVFCWILATVLEKLLDQAGSGDLPKTLTETYLHFLIFQTDRMRAKGNSVGSDNIVLKLGELAFHQLEKGYLIFYEEDLTECGIGVRKASVYSGLCTEIFKVEGRTSQKTVFSFVHLSIQECLAAVYVFLTFINCNKNPLVQQNSSFLRKFRKHQPMMNLLKSAVDKALKSKNGHLDLFLRFLLGLSLESNQTLLQGLLTQTGSSSHTNEEIVEYIKMKIRKNPSPERTINLFHCLSELNDHSLVKEIQTYLRSGSLSAAKLSPALFSALVFVLLSSEEELDVFDLKKYFRSEEGLLRMLPVVKASRTALLNQCNLSTRCCKALGTALISSHLEELDLSGNDLQDLGVKLLSAGLQSPQCKLVTLNVDHGRGCRLKSGPQKYACDLTLDPNTAHRTLSLSEENRKVEWTWKEQPYSDHPERFEDYEQVLCREGLTGCCYWEVELSGRACIAVTYKGISRRGKGPNSRLGANDKSWNLNSFYDSYSARHNYKRTDIPVPSSRSNRVGVYLDWPAGTLSFYSVSSDTLTHLHTFHSTFTEPVYPGFYVGGDTGTVTLCQVK
- the LOC139532380 gene encoding protein NLRC3-like isoform X2, which translates into the protein MSSVAELLLATLEDLLEVDLKMFKWRLTQDVLEGFPHIPVSQLENADRLNITNTMVETYGPEGAVKISLEILRKMNQNQLSDTLKNQYNEASLSAPSAPVVLEVRDKLKSYLKNKYGCIYEGTSKEGDFIYLDQIYTELHVIEGAWGGVRDEHEVIHLESRTPATGEATIEANNIFKPRPDQKKPIRTGLTLGIAGVGKTVSVQKFIHDWAEGKENQDIDFIFPLPFCQINSNIGDKDCSLIELLHQFFTVMGPVKTLGEGSKVLFIFDGLDENRLPLNFNSKVLTDDTKPASLNQLITNLITGELLPSALIWITSRPAAANQIPRQHIHQWTEVQGFNDQQKEKYFTKKISDKNLASRIINHVKSSRSLHIMCHIPVFCWILATVLEKLLDQAGSGDLPKTLTETYLHFLIFQTDRMRAKGNSVGSDNIVLKLGELAFHQLEKGYLIFYEEDLTECGIGVRKASVYSGLCTEIFKVEGRTSQKTVFSFVHLSIQECLAAVYVFLTFINCNKNPLVQQNSSFLRKFRKHQPMMNLLKSAVDKALKSKNGHLDLFLRFLLGLSLESNQTLLQGLLTQTGSSSHTNEEIVEYIKMKIRKNPSPERTINLFHCLSELNDHSLVKEIQTYLRSGSLSAAKLSPALFSALVFVLLSSEEELDVFDLKKYFRSEEGLLRMLPVVKASRTALLNQCNLSTRCCKALGTALISSHLEELDLSGNDLQDLGVKLLSAGLQSPQCKLVTLKLSGCQVTEEGCAALASALRSNPSHLRELDLSYNDPGDSGVKLLFAIRENPYCKLEKLNVDHGRGCRLKSGPQKYACDLTLDPNTAHRTLSLSEENRKVEWTWKEQPYSDHPERFEDYEQVLCREGLTGCCYWEVELSGRACIAVTYKGISRRGKGPNSRLGANDKSWNLNSFYDSYSARHNYKRTDIPVPSSRSNRVGVYLDWPAGTLSFYSVSSDTLTHLHTFHSTFTEPVYPGFYVGGDTGTVTLCQVK